The genomic interval TAGGCAGGAGCAGCCAAAGCTGTCTTGTAGCCCAGTCCCAAAGGAGCACCCAGAGCGGGATAGGCCGACTTGTAGCCCAATCCCAGGGGAGCGGCCAGAGGAGCGGCCAGAGGAGCGTGAGCCAGTCCCAAAGGAGCATGAGCCAGGCCAATGGGACCATGGCCATAACCCAATCCGTAGGCGGAAATGGCCGGAGCCGCCAGAGGAGCGTGCGCCAAGGCCGGGGCGGCATAGCTAAGCCTGGGGGCCAGTCCGTAAGAAGCAATCGAGGGAGCAGCCAAGGCGTGTCCGTAGGAGATGGccggagcagctgcagccaaCGGCAAAGCCGGAGCAGCTAGTCCGCCCAAATAGCCAGGAGCGGCAGCGGCGTTGGCCAGGCAGAAAGCGGCAAAAACGAACTAGTTGGTGGAAAAAATGAGATGCAAATAAAGGACTTTTCAAAGAAGTTCAGCATCACTTACGtatttgaacattttggttttggttgcAAGTTGAACTCGTGGCAAGAACACAAAGCTGAATAATGCTTCGGTTTAAGGCACAAATGCTTTTATAGCCCAAAAACCTGGCCGAAATGCACACGAGAACGGATCCAAAGTGGCGGCCCAGAGACTTTTACTTTTGTTCAATCGAGAGATATAGGCATAGCCCAAAACCGAGTCCAAGAGAGCCACATGCAAAGCTGGCCTGTCGGGTATTGAGATCGCGATAGAGGCCTGGGACCCACCGGagcaccacccagcaccaccgaGCACCACCGAGCACCACCTTGCCCCGCCCCAGTCAACGCGGATGTGGGCCTGGGCTGGGATTTGGCCATACCCTATCGGTGGGATGttacaacaaaatgaaatgggAGATTGTTTTTATCCCATAAAGAAGAAGGATTTTAATGGCTACTCTGGGAGGTCACTAAATGAAATATCACATCTACTTTCCATTCTATCAATTTATAGTCCTTGTTAGTACATATATTGGGAAACTAAGGCGTACATTTTAAATCCACTTTATGTGTTATCATGATTTATTATAAGTTGTTCTCTTTTTAAatctgttttatttataaaatgtcTATCAAATGATTATTGGATATCTATTATTTTGTCCAGTCAAAGGGTATTTCCGCTTCGATCAACGCGTCGACAATttctgttttgattttgaataatttctgataaatttgtttttggtctATTTTCCCTAAGCCGACGCCGCGACAAGGTGTGCGTgagaaaaacttaaattgcattttgtatgATGCCTTTTGTGGGTTCTTGTATGCATTTATTTCCATGCAGGCAACTAGTTTCGCTCATTCCGCcgtttaaattcatttaaatgcgTGAGGCTATTTTGCTGTAGAAATTTTCGCAGTAAATGCTCGAGCATTCGGAGCCAAAGTCTTAATTACAACACAGACCCGCAAtgaaaggggcgtggcagctaCACACCTGTGCGTAAAACCGTAGCAAAACCAGATCCAGATCCGCCTCGAGATCGTTGTATGTGGGGCAAATGCAGTACGCGCTTAGAACAATAACCGATCGCAGACAGGGGCGTGGGCAAGGTCGATCTTCTCGTGGAACGGGAGGGGGTCCTGGGCTACACTACGCCGCTGGCGGTGGTAACTTATGAAGCAGTGCACCCATAAGTCATGCGACTGCAGCAACAATGCCGAGGGAACTGCGGCTGCCACTTAATTGCCGGCGACCCACTCGAAGCATATTTTTCAGACAGCGCTTTACGCAAGCTCAAAGCACTTAACACTTATGAAAGCGGCGTGGCTGAAAAGGGGGCAGAAGGGGATTGGATTGGGGACCCAGTCCAGCACTTGTTGAAATCCCCGCCCTGCAGGCGGTAGTCGAACCAATAACGCATGCGTGCACTTAACACCTTCTGCGCAAGTAAATACAACTCAACGCGAAATGTTATTTTGACAAAGTATCTAAAAACTGATCAGGTTTGCACATAATCAGAAGAGAACATTCTTTAGAACATTCAAAAggataattaattttgttttaatagaACCACTTATATATGATAAACCAAATATGTTTGTACAAATCTaacaaaagtttattttttgcacaaaaagAAGGGGGCGATTAACACCCAGTAGTATGAAAAGGGTTAAGGAAAAGGCTTAGCTCAGTCCAGAAACAGCCTGCGGGTAAATGGAAAGGCAAAAAGCAGTTGACAATACAAGGTGGCTAAGATGGGGGGAAAAAGGGGAGCAGGGCAACAGCCTGGTTCCCAATGCGTAACTCGAAGGGGATTTGcatacgcatacgccatgtgggcGATTCCGATGGCGATGGCAGTCCAGTCCAGCCGAAGTTCTCCACCCGATGTGCACCTTTGGGTTGTAAATCAAAGTAGCCAAGCATTTCAATTAAGAGCCTCCTGAGATCCGGCTCAATGCGCAGTTGGTGCCGCGCTGCTATCTACACAGTGCGAAAAATCGCAGGTAATTATTTTTGTGGCACTTGTGCAACACAGCGATTAAATCAAAACGCAATTTATTGGTTAGCACAGCTGAAATGCGAGCGCCTTTAAATCGGGTTTTGCTTGTTATTGATGTGTCCGCAAATTAATCGCAGCAAGTTCTAATCGACGCAGCCCCGTATTATCGTTCCAATGCTCTCGAATGACAGTGTACAACTGTCAATTAGACAAGATTGTTGTAATTGGTTGAGCACTCGCCCAACAGCGGGGGGTAATTATAGCACATGGGCCTAGGAGTCCCCTAGTTGGCCAACTGTATATGCGTACTGCTAATTGGAGGTAGCTTGGATATCATATTCGATTTGGGGAGCGTCTGGTATTAGCTAGATTAACTACAACTTTATATACGACCTATAGTAAATTAacttcaataaataataagccAGCATTAAATTCCGAACTTTCAAGGAAACAATTAACTGAAATACGGCATGTAAACAGTAAACTAGACTGTTTAACTTAACTGTTTACTAAACATAACTTTAAGCTTACACACCCCATCTAAGAAACTCCTTCATAGAGTACCCCCAACTGCAGCCTGGGAAACGGAACGTTTAAGTGCAATTTCTGGGGCTTCGGCAATTATAATTCGCCGCATGCTTCGCGAGGGGGCAGCTCATTAATGGGGCGTGACCATCGAGACAAAAGGCAgcgttaaattttaatttaattttccgaCTGCAGCCACAAACAAGTAAATTAGCTGCAAGAAGTGCAACTGCACGTGCAGAAGGAGGCGTTTTTCTGCTATTCAGGGGGGCGTGATGAAGGCGTTGAAAACATCGAGGGGAATTTAGAATCAGCAACTCAAAGacttcaattaatttgcaaaatgTTGTTTCTTAGTTAAATGTC from Drosophila yakuba strain Tai18E2 chromosome 3L, Prin_Dyak_Tai18E2_2.1, whole genome shotgun sequence carries:
- the LOC6535074 gene encoding cuticle protein 16.5 gives rise to the protein MFKYFVFAAFCLANAAAAPGYLGGLAAPALPLAAAAPAISYGHALAAPSIASYGLAPRLSYAAPALAHAPLAAPAISAYGLGYGHGPIGLAHAPLGLAHAPLAAPLAAPLGLGYKSAYPALGAPLGLGYKTALAAPAYGLAHGW